The following is a genomic window from Hymenobacter chitinivorans DSM 11115.
CCCATGCCCCGGAATCCTTCGTTGATCAGGCCCGCGTCGGGGCTGGCCGTAGCAGCCGTCAGGCGCACGAAATGGTTGTTGGTGGCACTAATCGGCTTTTCGCTGCTGACCGTGTAAGCCGCCAGGGCCGCAGCCCCGCCAATGGCGTTCCAGCCGATAAAGTGCTGCCCGGGAATCTCAAACGACTTATTCTTGACCAGTTCGGGGTAGAGCCCGCCGTCGGCGGCAAAGTTGATGTCCTCGAAAAACAGGCCGTACATGTTCTTAGACACGGGCGCCCCGGGCTTGTTGACCTGCACGGTAAGCGTAGTGGCGGCCGTGGGCTGGGTTTGGGCCAGGGCGGGGGCTAAGCCCAGTGCGCTAAGCGCTACGCTGCTGGCGAACCGTACGATTCGGGAGGGGGAAGAGGTGGGCATGGGAGGGAGGAGTGAAGTGAGCGAAGAAAATGCGGGCCCCTGCGAAAGCCAGCAGAAGGAGAGGAAAAGCCGCTACCAACGGCTACTCTTGGCCAGCAAGGCGAGAGTACGCAAAGGTTCTGCACAATCGTTTGTGTAAAGTAATAGGAAATTCGCAACATGCGCTGCTTTGGGAGGAAAATTTCCTGTAAAGCCGGACGAGCATGGTTCCCGGTAGTTAGTTGATAAGAGGTTTTAGCAGCCCCAAATTCGGGAAATGCACGCCCCAAACGCCTTTTCGTGTTGCCGGATACTATATAATACTATCTTTACACAAAGCATTGTGTAGTATACTTCCTCTATGGCGCCCCGAAAAAAACAAGCCCCGGCCCAAATTCCCACCACGCCCGTATCCATGGCCGACCTGGCCCGGGAGCTGGGCGTGTCGATGACGACGATTTCGCGGGCCCTGAGCGACCATCACAGCATCGGGCCGGCCATGAAGCAGAAGGTGCTCAAGCTGGCCAAGAAGTACAACTACCAGCCCAACCGCCTGGCTTCGGCCCTGCGCAAGGGCAAAAGTCAGCTTATCGGCATTATCGTGCCCTACATCGAGGGGCGGTTTTTCCCCTCGGTGGTCCACGGCATCGAAACGGCGGCCAGCAAGGCGGGCTACAACGTAATTATCTGCCAGTCGAACGAGGACGTGGCCCAGGAGCGGCGCAACCTCGAAATCCTGCTCAGCGCCCAAGTCGCCGGGATTCTCGTCTCGTTGTCGCGCACCACGCTCGACGTGCGCCACTTCGAGAAAGTGCGCAGCCGCGGTCTGCCGCTGGTATTTTTCGACCGGATTGTGGAGGGTGACAACGTGAATGCCGTGGTGCTCAACGACCAGGAGGGCGGCTACGTTTCGACCCGGCACTTGCTAAGCCAGGGCTGCCGCCGCATTGCCCACCTGGCCGGCCCCCAGCATTTGAATATCTACAAAAATCGCCGCCAGGGCTACCTCGATGCCCTGCGCGAGGCCGGCATTGCCGAGGACGAGTCGCTGATTTACTACGCCGATATGAGCCAGGAGCAGGGCAGCGCGGCCATGCGCCAGCTGCTGGCCCTGCCCGAGCCGCCCGACGCCGTCTTTGCCGCCGGCGACTACGGCGCCCTCGGGGCCATGCAGGAAGCCCGCCGCCAGGGCTTGCGCGTGCCCCAGGACGTGGCTATTGCCGGGTTCAGCAACGAGACCTTTACCCTTATCACCGAGCCGGCCATGACCACCATCGACCAGCGCTGCGAGGAAATGGGCCAGGCTGCCGTGCGCCTGCTGCTGGAGGTCATTGCGGCCGACGGCGCCTTGTTTACGCCCCGGCAGGTGGCGCTCCGGCCCGAGTTGCTGGTGCGCAACTCCTCCGTGCGCCAGCCCGAGCCGGCGCTGGTGGCCAAAAGCTTCACCAGCTCCTTCGTGCCGTAAGTGCTCCGCGGGGCCAGCCGGCCGGGAGCCGGTATGATGTTGTAAAAAGTGGGTTGGGAGTGCGGGCAAGTGCCTAATTCTTCTAGCTTTAAGGGGAAAACGCTGCCTATTACGGCAGTGGGAGCAACGTTATTTCACAACGCACCACCCATGACTAGCCCTCTACCCAGCGCCGCCCCCGGCCTCAGCAGTGAAGATCTGGCCCCGATAGCGCCGGCCGAGCGCCGTTGGGGAACCGGCAATTACGCCGCCCTCTGGATCAGCATGAGCCTGTGCATCCCGACCTACATGCTGGCCAGTTCCCTGATTGAGGGCGGCATGAACTGGTGGCAGGCCTTGCTGACGATTTTCCTGGGCAACACCATCGTGCTGGTGCCCATGCTGCTCAACGGCCGGGCGGGGGCCAAGTACGGTATTCCGTTCCCGGTGCTGGCCCGGGCTAGTTTTGGGGTGCGGGGAGCCAACATTCCGGCCCTGCTCCGGGCCCTGATTGCCTGCGGCTGGTTTGGCATCCAAACCTGGATTGGCGGCTACGCCTTATACCAGATGGGTATACTCTGGCTGCCGGGCTTGGCCACGCTGCCGGCCGTGTTTCCGGCCTCCTGGGGGCTGGCCACGGGGCCAGCCATTACGTTCGTGCTGTTCTGGCTGCTGAATATGTACGTGGTGCACCTGGGCGTGGAGAGCATTCGTAAACTGCTCGTGTTCAAGGCCTTTTTCCTGCCCGTGGCGGCCTTGGCCCTGCTGTGGTGGGCCATTTCGGCCGGCCACGGCCTGGGTCCGATTCTGGCTCAACCCTCGAAGTTCACGTCCAGCGCGGCGTTTTGGGCGTTTTTCTTCCCCTCGCTCACCGGCATGGTCGGTTTCTGGGCCACGCTCTCGTTGAACATTCCCGACTTCACCCGCTACGCCGTGAGCCAGCGGGCCCAGCTGCTGGGCCAGGCCCTGGGCTTACCTTCTTCCATGACGGTCTTTTCCTTCGTGGGCGTGGTCGTAACTTCGGCGACCTTCGTGATTTACGGCAAAACCATCTGGGACCCGGTGGTGCTGGCCGGTAAGTTCGACAGCAAGCTGCTGGTGAGCGTAGCCATGCTGGCCGTGGCCCTGTCCACGCTGGCTACCAACATTGCGGCCAACATCGTGAGCCCCGCCAACGACTTTGCTAACGTGTCGCCGGAGCGGATTTCGTTCAAGACCGGCGGCTACATTACCGGAGTGCTAGGCCTGCTGATTTTCCCCTGGAAGCTCATTGCCGACCCCTCGGGCTATATTTTCACCTGGCTCGTGGGCTACTCCGGCCTGCTCGGGCCCATCGGCGGCATCATGCTGGCCGACTACTACCTGCTGCGCAAAGAGCACCTCGACGTGCCCGAGCTCTACCAGTACCGGGGGCAGTACGCCTACCGCAACGGCTATAACCTGCGGGCGGTGGCCGCCCTCATCATCGGTATCCTGCCCAACATTCCCGGCTTTCTGGCCGCCATCGGCGTGCTCGACAAGCGGGCCGTCTGGTCGGGCCTTATTGCACTCTACGACTACGCCTGGTTTGTCGGCTTCTTCGTTTCGGGCGCGGTCTACCTGCTGCTTATGGCCCAGGAGCAGCGCGCCCCGGTCTGGAAAGGCGAAATGGTGAAATTGTGAACTGGTGAGTTGATGTTCGGCTGACGTCAGAAGTGTTTAAAGCTCCATCGTGGCAAGGCAAAATGATGCAGCGCAGTCACCCTTCTGCTGAAATGAGCTCAGTCCCCTAAACTGAAAAGCCCTCAATCGGTGGTACGGTTGAGGGCTTGCTGGTAATAGGGCATTGGCCACTGGCAGAGGCCGGATTACTTCGCCTTGCTCGCCTTAACAGGACTTCACAATTCACTATCTACTGCCCTACTGCGTGCGTTTCAGGCTGGCGGTAGCGTCGTTGCGGGCCGATGACTTGAGAATGGTCTGGTAGGGATGCTAAATCTAGGTTACCCGTTTTGCCCTCGGTTACCAGCTCAAGTTCTTAAACTACGAGGCGTTTCTTTAGGCTGTAACTTGAAAATTGAGCCTTCGTGGCGCTCTGCTCCCAAGGCTTTCTGCCCGCTTGGCCTTTCCCAAAGCCAAGCTGCTTTCTTTAGTTATTTTTAGAGACAACAGTAAAATATTGTAAATCAAGGCGGTACTTAAAAGGTGAGTAAGCACTTACTAAAAATTTTAAGCGCGATAGTGCAACTATAAAACCTCTTGCTTAATATTGTCCCAGTTATCAGCCGGCTAATCCCCCCGGCCAGCTGATAATTAAAATTCCCACACTCTGTTTACCAGGTGAACCCCACCCCATCTGGCGAGTACTACTGAGAAATCAACCGGCTCTCCCACTCAGCAAGTTGACTTATCGGTATCCCAAAATTTGTAGTCGGCCGAACCGGTGTTCCACTGGTTCGGCCGGTTTTTTTATCCAGCTCGTAGGTAGCTGAGTGACTATTGCGCATCAGGTAGGCCAAAGCTGCAAGAGGCCGGAAAACCAGCGGCCCACTAAGCTGATGCTTGTCAGCGCATAGGGCATAGTTGGTGGGTAAGGACTGCTAGAATAAAGGCTACTAGGTCATTCAGAGCTGAGAACTACAGGAAGCCGCCAAAAAAGTAAGGGCACAAAAAAAGGCGCCCCACCCGGAACGCCCTTTCAATGAATCGTGACCGGCGAAAATTCCCACCCAACGCCAGTCCGATCCTTTATCAATGTACCGTGAGCAGCTTCCGGAAACCGGTTGTGCCACGGGTTACTTCTGTATTGTATGTAGTCCGAATCCCAAAGCTCCATTTGAGCTGAGCGGTTATCAAACTAGAGAACCCAGCAGCAGTGTTTTTGTGCGTTGTTCTATAATACTAAGGTAGGGGGCTGGCGCAGAGATTTCCACTACTATCTTTGCCACTTATGATACTGTATTGACCAATTTGAGGGGCCAGACGGAGTATTTCCTGGTATTATGGCACTAGCGACTAGTAAAACTGCAATTCAGTTGTCTAACCAGTGTGGGAAATCAGCGGTTCTGCCAGGACAGTTTAGGCCCTGTGACGCTCATAAGCCAGGATTTCTGCCTTGTGATGGTGGCCTCCCGTCCGGTCAATAGAGTACCGGCAGGAAGCGGGCCCTATATACGCCGCTACGGCTGTTAGGTTGCCTTAGGTCGCTAGTGGAGGGGCGGGCAGGGGCATCCAGTGCGTGACGCCCTTCACGTACCGGTCGACGCCGTGCGGATCCGGCGTGACAAACATATGCGCGGATTTGGAGGCGTTGCTGGGCTTATAGACGGCCACAGTTATTTCTAGCCAAGCCGTAGGCACGTAAACGAGCACCCGCTGATTAGGCTGGGGTAGTTGCTGGGCACGGGCAATCCAGGGAGCAATAGTAGCAGCCGACATACGCTTCCGTAGCTAGTGAGCCGCAAAACTACGCAAGTTGCAAGTGAGAACGGAAGGCCCCGCAGGATTCCCCCGGTGTGATATTAGCGGCGGCGCGATAAGCTTTAGTTAACAATTGGGGCAGTCAGCCACTGCCCGTTGACTGGGGAAGGCAGCAATAGGTAGTTTTACGCTGGTAATAATTTCGAATAATACTGCCAGTAGTATCAAAAAACAGCCCCGACTTTTGGCCGGGGCTGTTTTGGTAAAGGTTAGGGTGAACTAGCCTTTGGCCTTGAGCTTAGCTTTGCCTTTGTCGTGCTTCTGCATTTTTTCCTCGCGCAGTTGGGCATACTTGGCGGCTTGGTCGGCGCTGAGCACCTGCTTAAGCTGGGTTTCGAACCGGGCCCGGGCGGCTTTCACTTCCTGGTGCTTGGCCGGGCTTTTTGGGGTGGTGCCGTACTTGGCTTTCAGCGCCTGCTCTTCCTAATGGTAAGCCAGGCTAAGCTGCCGCACCTGCTGGGTCTGGTCGGCGGATAGGGCTAGCTTCTGGGTCAGGTGCTGGGCGAAGTGGTCGGCCTGCTGCTCGGGCGTTTTGGGCGCGTGCTTGGGCTTGGCGGCTTCGGTTTTTACTTTGGCTTTTTTCACCGTGGATTGGGCCGTGGCAGCGCCTATCGTCAGGGAAAACGCGGCCAGCAGCATGAGGGTCTTATGCATGTCAGTAAAGTTGAAGTTGCGGAAAGAAAGAGGAGTAGCCCGCCCCCGGGGGCGGGTGGGTAGCACTTTTACAACTTGGATGCCAAAAACCGGGAAGCCCGTGAATAAGGGGCCGCGGGGCGCTTTGGTGGGGGCGCAGGGGCTGGGCTCTCTATTATTAAAGTGGTATTAAAAAAATGCTAGGTCGGGTGAGGGCTTTTGCGGTATTTTTGTTTTTACAACCGGCCCCATTTGCTCCTTGAAGCAGCTTACTTCCCTTGTGCTCCTGTGCTTGTTTGCGTATAACCTGGTAGGATTCTATCCGGCGTATACCTGGCGGCAGCACCAGTTTCGGAAGCAGGCCGAACACCAGCGCCGGGCCCAGCTGCCCGACCACGCTCTGGTGCAGGTGCGGGTGGCTCGGCACAGCGCCACTACCCCGGCGCTACAGTGGCAGGACGAGCACGAATTCCGCTGGCGCGGGCAGCTCTACGACGTGGTGCGCCAGCACGCGGCCCCCGACAGCATTACCTATCTGTGCTGGCACGACCAGGGCGAGGAAAAGCTGCTGGCGGGCTTGCAGGAGCACGTAGAGCAGCTGACTCATCCGGATGCCTCGGCCGGAAAAACGGCTAAAAAACTCTTCGACCACCTTTTTAAGCTGGCCTTGCTTAGCTCGGACTCTTACCCGACGCTCGTAGCCACGCTGCTCCCGATGCAACGGCGCTATCAGCCGCTGCGGGCCCCGCTGCCCGTCTTGCCCGCCGCCGTAGTGCAGCCCCCGCCGGAGCGGGCCGGAGGCGCTCCGGCGCTGGGGCGGGTGTTTTTGCCGGTTTAGCTACCGCAACAAACCCGAGCTGCAGTGCTGGAGCACTCATTATAGTATAGTAGGTAGACGACCCGAATCCGGCGGCTGAAGAATGGCGCGTCAGGTTTGTTACTGCCTACTCGGCGGGCTGCGGCAGTCAGCCCCTCGCTCCGCCACTGGCCGACTATGCAGTCGGGCTAGTAGCCGCGGCATTTTTTCCATCATGACACCTGCCCCGCCGGCCTTAGCCTGGAGGGAGCTAACCCATGGCCCCACTCAACGCAGGGCCACAACCTATTCGCATTTCATGAAACCACTTTTATTCCGGGTACTCCTGTTCTGGGGCGCCCTCTTTCTGAGCACCAGCGCGTTTGCGCAATTCACTACGTCGGGCACCGTCGTTGACCAGCAGACCCGCCAGCCCCTGGTGGGCGCCGTGGTAGCGGCCAGCACCGCTACGGCCGCCACCACTGATAAGGACGGTCGGTTTCAGCTGACTTCCACCGAAGAGCTGCGCACCGTGAAGGTGCAGTACCTGGGCTACCTGGCCCAGGACGTGACCATTAAAGCCGGTACTACCAACGCCCTGACCATTGCTTTGGAACCCTCGAATACGGGCCTGAGCGAAGTGCAGGTGGTGGGCTACGCTACCGAGAAAAAGCTCCTCGAAACGCCCGTGGCTTTGAGCGTGGTAACCGAAAAGGACATTCAGCGCAACAACTCCATCTTCCTGCAGAACACCCTGAACCAGGTGCCCGGCGTGCGGATGAACGTGCGCAGCGCCGCCTCCCAGTCCAACCTGGTGATTCGCGGTATCGGCAGCACCTACGGGCGCTTCAGTATCCGCGGCATCAAGCTGTATCAGAACGGTATTCCGCTGTCGGAAGCCGATGGAACGACTTCGCTCGACGACCTGGATTTCACCACGATTGGCCGGATGGACGTTATTAAAGGCCCGGCTTCGAGCATCTACGGGGCTACCCTGGGCGGCGTCGTGTCATTCCAGACCCGCAAGGCCGCGCCCGGCACCAGCATCAACCTGGGCACCGTGGTGGGCAAATACGGCCTGTTCCGGACCAATACCGGCATCGGCATCGGGACCGATAAGGTGAACCTGCTGGTGAACTACGGCCACCAGGAAACCCGCGGCTTCCGGGAAGACCACTCCAACAGCCGCAAGGATTTCGTGACCGTAGCCGGCGACTTTTACGTGAGTGATAAGCAGACGGTGAGCGTGCTGGGCACCTACACCAACCAGCACGACAATTACGCCGGGGAGCTGGACAGCACTGACTTTTTCACCAACTACACCAAGCTGGCCCCGGCCTACAAGCTGAAGGACGTGGGCGTGGATGCTGAAATTACCCGCCTGGGCCTGACGCATACCTACCGCTTCACTGGTAACTTCGTGAACACCACGACCTTGTTTATGAGCACCTCGTACTCGCTGAGCCCGGTGGAGCCTAACTTTGCCCACACCCAGCGCGGCAAGCGTGGCGTGCGCAGCGTGTTTACCTACTCGCCCGAGCTGGGCGGTTTGCAGACGCGCTTTGCCGTGGGCACCGAGTACATTTCCAACCAGGACAACAACAAGCGCTACGGCATTACGGCCCTGGGCGCCTCGACGGCCATTACTTCCGACCAGGAAATCCGCGCGACCCAGCTCAACACCTTCGCCCAGGCCGAGGTGTCGATTACGGAGCACACGACCCTGACCGTGGGCGACAGCTACAACGTGGTGACCTACGACATTCAGGACCTGATTCCCAAGACGGCCCCGGCCCTGAGCCTGACCGGCTACAAGCAGTTCAAGCCCGTGCACACGCCCCGGGTGGCCTTGATTCACACCTTTAACGACCAGTTCTCGGTGTTTGCCCAGTACAGCACCGGCTTCTCGCCGCCCATCAGCAGCCAGATTTCGTTGTCGACCGGCCCGATTAACCCTGACCTGAAGCCCGAGCGCAACAACAACCTCGAGCTGGGCTCCCGCGGCAGCATCCTGGGCAACAAGCTCAACTACGACGTGACGGCCTTCCGCATGCAGGTCAAAAACGGCCTGGTGTCGCAGACCAACGCCGATAAAGTGACCTACTTCGTCAACTCGGGCGAATCGGAGTACAAGGGCGTGGAAGTGGCCTTGTCGGGCAACCTGGTGGATGCCGACAAAGCCGGCGTGCTAACTCAGGTGCGGCCCTTCGTGAGCTACACCTACACCGATGCCGAGTTCAAATCCTACCAGCTGGCCGCCAACGACTTCAGCGGCAAGCAGGTGCCCGGCACGTTCAAGAACCTCTTTACCGGCGGCCTCGACCTCGAAACCAAGGTGGGCGTGTACCTGAACCTGACCTCGCAGTACACCGACAAAACGCCAATGGCCGACAGCAACAACCGCTTCGCCGGTTCTTACTGGCTGTTCAACAGCAAAGTAGGGGCCCGCGGTAAGGTTGCCGGCCACCTGAGCTACGACGTCTTTGCCGGCCTCGACAACATCACCGACGAGCACTACGCCGTGTCTATTGCCCTCAACCAGGCCACGCCCGTGAAGGCCCCGACCTTCTACAACCCCGGCATGCCCCGCAACTGGTACAGCGGCGCTAACCTGAGCTACACTTTCTAGAAGTTCAAAATGTAGCATGTAGGCAGAACGTCATTTCGCGCCCCGCGCGGAATGACGTTCTGTTTTCCTTTGACGTTTTCTAAGACTTCCAAGCAATGAAAAAAGTCCTGTACGCAACCCTGTTGTTGGCTTCGGTGGCCTGCAACCGGTTCCGCAACGAAGATAAAACTGCCGCCGACGCCCCGGGCAAGGAGCGGATTGTGTCGGTGTCGAAGCAGCTCACGGAAATGATTTTTGCCCTCGGCGCCGGCGACAAGCTCGTGGGCGTGGATTTGAGCAGCACGTTCCCGGCCGAGGCCAAAAAGCTGCCCACCGTGGGCTACCACCGGTTGCTCAACTCCGAAGGCATTGTGTCCTTGAAGCCCACCGTGGTGTATTCCGACGGCAACGTGGCCCCGGCGGCCGTCATGACCCAGCTTCAAAAAGTGGGAATTCCCATCAAGGAGTTCAAGCAAACCAAGACCATCGAGGAGGCCTGCCAACTGCTCCAGCAGCTCGGCGACGGGTTCGGCCGGCGCAAAGCCGCCGACAGCCTGGCCCAGCAGCTGACGGCCGACATGGCCACGGCCGCCGAGAAGCGCAAGCAGTTTGGCGACCAGCCCGTGAAGGTGGTTATCATTCACTACGGCCTGCAGAAAAACATTTACCTGGCCATGGGCCAGAAAAGCACGGGCACCCAGATGCTGGAGTGGGCCGGGGGCGTCAATTCCATCGACGCTACCGAAGGCATGAAGCCCATCAGCCCCGAGCTGATTGCTGCCGCCCAGCCCGACGTAATCCTGGCCACTGACTTCGGCTACGACCGGATGGGCGGTTTGGAGAAGTTCAAGACCCTGCCCGGCGTGGCCCTGACGCCGGCGGCCAAGAACAACCGTATCTACCGCGTCGAGGAGCACGATATGGTGTACCTCGGGCCGCGCACGGGCAAGAACGTGCTGCACCTCATGGAGCTGATTCACCAGCCCGCACCCCAGCTGTGAGGCTGAGCGCGGGCCGGGTCCGGGCGTACTTTGGGCTGCTGCTGGCCCTGCTGGTAGTCTGCATCATCGTGTCGGCTCGGCTGGGCGCGGTGGTGCTGACTTTCGGCGAAATCGGGGGCTACCTGGCCCAGAGCGTGGGCCTAAGCGCCGCCAGCACCGACCCCACGGCGGCCCTGCACGAGGGCGTGTTCTTCCAGATTCGCCTGCCGCGGGTGCTGCTCTGCGCCGTGGTGGGCGCGGCGTTGTCGGTATCCGGCACCCTGATGCAGGCCTTGTTCCGCAACCCCATCGTGGAGCCGGGGCTGATTGGCACTTCCGCCGGGGCGGCGCTGGGCGCGGCCGTTATTTTCGTGCTCGGCGCTTCGATGAGCTGGGTGAATTCGACCTTCCTGGGCAATTTCGTGCTGCCGGCGGCCGCCTTTGTGGGCGCTTTGGCCGCTACCGGCCTCGTCTACCGCCTCTCGCGGGTGCAGGGCCGGGTTACGGTGGCCTCGATGCTGCTGGCTGGTATTGCCGTCAATGCCCTGGCGGCCGGCGGCACGGGCTTTCTGGCCTACATTGCCCGCGACCCGCAGGCCCGCTCCATCACCTTCTGGAACCTGGGCAGCTTCAGCAGCGCCGACTGGCCCTCGTTTTATATGGTCCTTACCGTGACGGTAGTAGGAGTGGGGCTGGCCCTGCGCTTCGCCAAGGCGCTGAATGCCCTGCAGCTCGGCGAAAACGAAGCCCAATACCTGGGCGTGAACACCCGGCAGCTCCAAACCCGGATTCTGCTGCTCAACACCTTGCTGGTGGCCGTGGCTACGTCTACCGTCGGCGTCATCGGGTTTGTGGGCCTGGTGGTGCCCCACCTGCTGCGGCTGGTGCGCTTTGCCGACAACCGCCTGCTGATTCTGGGCTCCAGCCTGCTGGGCGCCATTCTGATGATAATTTCCGACACCGTGGCCCGCACCATTATTGCCCCGGCCGAGCTGCCCATTGGCGTGCTGACGGCCTTTATCGGGGCGCCAGTCTTTCTGTGGATGCTTTCCCACTACCAGCAACTCAACCAGCGGGGCGGATTTTATGCTTAAAGCCGATAACGTCAGCTTCCGGGTACAGGATAAGGTGCTGCTGAGCGAAGCTTCGGTGGAATGCCGCCCGGGCGAGTTTACGGTGCTCATGGGGCCCAACGGGGCGGGCAAAACGACTTTGCTGCGCCTGCTAGCCGGGTTGTACCAACCCTCGGCGGGCCGGGTCCTCTACCACGACAAGCCGCTGAGCACGTTTTCGGCGGCCGAGCTGGCCAAGTCCCGGGCGGTGCTGTCCCAGGAAATCCAGCTGGCCTTCCCGCTCAGCGTGGCCGACGTGGTGCTGATGGGCCGCTACCCGCACTTTCAGCGCAGCCCCTCGGCCCAGGACCAGGATATTGCCCGCCTCACCCTGGCCCAGCTGGGCATGAGCGACTTCGCCGACCGGGACTATTCCACGTTGTCGGGCGGCGAGGCGCAGAAGGTGCAGATGGCCCGGGTGCTGGCCCAGATCTGGGAAGCCCCCGCGCACGGCACCCGGGTGCTACTGCTCGATGAGCCCGTCTCCAGCCTCGACTTGCGCTACCAGCACCAGCTGCTGCAGATTGCCCGCGACTTTTCCCGGCAGCAGACCATTGTGGTGGCCGTGCTCCACGATATCAACCTGGCCCTGGCCTACGCCGACAAGCTCGTGTTCATTCGCCAGGGCCGGGTGCACCGCACCTTGCCTCACCCCGGTGAGCTGGACGAGCAGACGCTGGAGGAAGTATTTGGCCTCTCGATGCGCATCATTATCAATCCGTTTACTCATAAGCCGCTGGTGGTGTACGCCGATTCTTCGGAGCTGCCGCCGGGCGTTTAAATACCCAGTAAGGCCTGATAAAGGGGCGTAGCGAGCAGCTGCGCCCCTTTTTGCTTTATTCAGGCTAGCTGGACAGCAGGGAGTTGCCGCCGGCCAAAGTGAGCAAGCCGCTAGGGCTTTTACTGCGGAGTTCGTAACCTGAGCCGTACCCTGGCGTAAGCTACCGGTTGGAGTAGGGCAGGCCGCAGCGCCGAAACGAAGGCGGCTGCAAACCTGCCGTGCAGTTGGTGGTTAGCGTAACGAAGTACTGCTGATTCGGAGCCTTGTATGAGGCGTTTCTTGTCGTGCCGAGCCTTGGTGGTGGTGCGCCTGCTACCGTGTATATGTATCCCGTTGGTCATTCGAATGTAGGTTTGTTATGAGTCAAGATCTTACGGCTGATTCAGCCGCTACCCCGGAAGACGGCACCCGCCGCTCCTTTATCAAGCAGGCCGGCGGCATTCTGGGGTTAGCCCTGGCCCCGCCGCTGCTCAGCCAGGCTGAGCGGCTCACGAAGTTTTCCAAAACGGTGGAAGGCGTGACCAGCATGAGCCTGAAAGTGAACGGCACGGTCCGCACCCTGCAAGCTGAGCCCCGGGTGAGCCTGCTTGACGCCCTGCGCGAAAATCTGGACCTGACCGGCACCAAGAAAGGCTGTGACCATGGGCAGTGCGGGGCCTGCACGGTGCTCGTGGACGGCCGCCGCGTCAACTCCTGCCTGACCCTGGCCATCATGAACCAGGGTAAGGAAATAACCACCATCGAAGGCCTGGCGAAAGGCGAGGAGCTGCACCCGATGCAGGCCGCCTTCATCAAGCACGACGGATTTCAGTGCGGCTACTGCACCCCCGGCCAGATTATGTCGGGCGTGGCCTGCGTGCGGGAAGGCCACGCCACCACCGACGACCAGACCCGGGAATGGATGAGCGGCAACCTCTGCCGCTGCGGCGCCTACCCCAACATCGTAGCCGCCGTGCGCGAGGTAGCAGGCAAGAGTTAGAGCTCAGAACCAAGAGCTTAGAACTGAGAAGTTCTGCTCTTCTTATTTGCTTCTAAGTTCTGAGTTCTCTCTTCTAAGCTCTCAACCAAATGAATAACTTTAGCTATACTC
Proteins encoded in this region:
- a CDS encoding heme ABC transporter ATP-binding protein, which codes for MLKADNVSFRVQDKVLLSEASVECRPGEFTVLMGPNGAGKTTLLRLLAGLYQPSAGRVLYHDKPLSTFSAAELAKSRAVLSQEIQLAFPLSVADVVLMGRYPHFQRSPSAQDQDIARLTLAQLGMSDFADRDYSTLSGGEAQKVQMARVLAQIWEAPAHGTRVLLLDEPVSSLDLRYQHQLLQIARDFSRQQTIVVAVLHDINLALAYADKLVFIRQGRVHRTLPHPGELDEQTLEEVFGLSMRIIINPFTHKPLVVYADSSELPPGV
- a CDS encoding (2Fe-2S)-binding protein; this encodes MSQDLTADSAATPEDGTRRSFIKQAGGILGLALAPPLLSQAERLTKFSKTVEGVTSMSLKVNGTVRTLQAEPRVSLLDALRENLDLTGTKKGCDHGQCGACTVLVDGRRVNSCLTLAIMNQGKEITTIEGLAKGEELHPMQAAFIKHDGFQCGYCTPGQIMSGVACVREGHATTDDQTREWMSGNLCRCGAYPNIVAAVREVAGKS